In Crassostrea angulata isolate pt1a10 chromosome 6, ASM2561291v2, whole genome shotgun sequence, a genomic segment contains:
- the LOC128190218 gene encoding uncharacterized protein LOC128190218, whose protein sequence is MDFILKIAGYVEDIILSSWTETFLQILLRAFFFVLDILQDFSLTVLTGSMQISVKLTGVALLEVSFQLIITYVNTWEDKHPTDDLPIEKEDVSKSVASQTCGPWQKKIRSKERVYSELLGFFANKTSILKRRRQILLRKGKLKVNHLTKEYAGKKKLLSGVCHRLVNTGVEIDHLSHRIREKRHLLDNRRLQNREVIKRYEELNQQLNSYLNNVLHTQQQVPVEEVRPDIPAV, encoded by the exons AtggatttcattttgaaaattgcgGGATATGTTGAAGATATTATTCTTTCTTCGTGGACCGAGACGTTTTTGCAAATACTTTTGCGTGCATTTTTCTTCGTTCTGGATATTCTACAGGACTTTTCCTTGACTGTTTTAACTGGTTCA ATGCAGATTTCTGTGAAACTTACAGGTGTTGCGTTATTAGAAGTGTCTTTTCAGCTAATCATAACGT ATGTCAACACATGGGAAGATAAACACCCAACTGACGATCTTCCAATTGAAAAGGAGGATGTTTCTAAAAGTGTAGCGAGCCAAACTTGTGGCCCGTGGCAGAAGAAAATTCGGAGTAAGGAGCGCGTTTATTCTGAACTCCTGGGCTTCTTTGCCAACAAGACTTCAATATTAAAGAGAAGGCGTCAGATATTGCTTAGAAAAGGAAAACTCAaag TCAACCATTTGACAAAAGAGTATGCCGGGAAAAAGAAGCTTCTGTCCGGCGTATGCCACCGTCTTGTAAATACCGGAGTCGAAATCGATCACCTCAGTCACCGTATTCGGGAAAAGCGACACCTACTGGACAACCGCAGGCTACAGAATAGGGAGGTAATCAAGCGTTACGAGGAGCTCAATCAACAGCTCAACTCCTACCTCAACAACGTTCTCCATACTCAACAGCAGGTTCCCGTTGAAGAGGTTCGACCAGATATACCCGCTGTGTGA